The following proteins come from a genomic window of Pyxidicoccus sp. MSG2:
- a CDS encoding PfkB family carbohydrate kinase → MSPRASCDVLVVGNYCHDLLRLGPGRETHALGGSSAYISSVLEAMRVDYAVAAVAGEDFRYADHVRHPPRIVPGTRTTQFTAELGQGERVLRVSARAEPIRPEDITVDARVALACGVMGELLPETLVRVSERSRHVVADAQGLLRALDGEGRVLNQRIEATPYAALLERIHVLKASEEEARALDVEQVRRRTCLVITRGADGCTVLTEKERIDVPALPAEEVDPTGAGDCFLAGFALGLLRELPLARCAELANWFGAQAVMQVGVPKLDVSALPASLR, encoded by the coding sequence ATGAGCCCTCGCGCCTCGTGTGACGTGCTCGTCGTGGGCAACTACTGCCACGACCTGCTGCGGCTCGGGCCGGGCCGGGAGACGCACGCGCTCGGGGGCTCGTCGGCGTACATCTCCTCGGTGCTGGAGGCCATGCGCGTGGACTACGCGGTGGCCGCCGTCGCGGGAGAGGACTTCCGGTACGCGGACCACGTCCGGCATCCCCCGCGAATCGTCCCGGGCACGCGCACCACGCAGTTCACCGCGGAGCTGGGCCAGGGCGAGCGGGTGCTGCGAGTGAGTGCTCGCGCGGAGCCCATCCGACCCGAGGACATCACCGTGGACGCGCGCGTGGCGCTGGCCTGCGGCGTCATGGGGGAACTGCTGCCGGAGACGCTGGTCCGCGTCTCCGAGCGCTCCCGGCACGTGGTGGCCGATGCCCAGGGGCTCCTCCGGGCACTGGATGGCGAAGGGCGCGTGCTCAACCAGCGCATCGAGGCGACGCCGTATGCCGCGCTCCTGGAGCGCATCCACGTGCTGAAGGCCAGTGAAGAAGAGGCGCGCGCGCTGGACGTCGAGCAGGTGCGGAGGCGGACGTGCCTCGTCATCACCCGGGGCGCGGACGGCTGCACGGTGCTCACCGAGAAGGAGCGCATCGACGTGCCCGCCCTTCCCGCCGAGGAGGTGGACCCCACGGGCGCGGGAGACTGCTTCCTCGCGGGCTTCGCGCTGGGCCTGCTGCGGGAGTTGCCACTCGCTCGGTGCGCGGAGCTGGCCAACTGGTTCGGAGCGCAGGCGGTGATGCAGGTGGGCGTGCCGAAGCTGGACGTGTCCGCGCTTCCGGCGTCGCTGCGCTGA
- a CDS encoding glycoside hydrolase family 2 TIM barrel-domain containing protein, producing MNLARPTVLALLLVFVLVPTVSAHAATAIVKRGDGWQLQVDGKPYLAKGVTFSGSRSADYEKDCARLAALGVNTLRTWGTGTETRVLLDAAHKHGLKVLVGLWLRQGRPGAESDDSFDYLHDSKGMKKQFADTLAQVRAFKDHPAVLAWGIGNEVLLNSPDDASKEAYARFLEQVVREVKKLDPGHPVISVDAWTLGVPWWMKYTPSLDAYGLNVYGGGIHVLPGELQKAGVTKPWLITEFGAQGEWDAPKDANGIPREPDDTQKYDAIVDGWNKALAPYVQEGRCLGLFVFNYSASFDHTGLWLGMMSGTSTRPAWHAVREAYTGQKPATALPAITRITVGEVKREKSGTFAQVQVEAKDAEGTPLDVSFAYNFRGAATRHERDEVVRLQATPSPTPGAWLVRLPAVKGPIKLYTLGKDRAGNLAVATTSVALPSVP from the coding sequence ATGAACCTGGCCCGCCCCACCGTCCTCGCGCTGCTGCTGGTGTTCGTCCTCGTTCCCACCGTCTCCGCGCACGCCGCCACCGCCATCGTGAAGAGGGGTGACGGCTGGCAGCTCCAGGTGGATGGAAAGCCCTACCTCGCCAAGGGCGTCACCTTCAGCGGCAGCCGCTCCGCGGACTACGAGAAGGACTGCGCGCGGCTCGCGGCCCTCGGGGTGAACACACTGCGCACCTGGGGCACCGGGACGGAGACGCGCGTGCTGCTCGACGCCGCGCACAAGCACGGGCTCAAGGTGCTCGTCGGGCTCTGGCTGCGGCAGGGCCGCCCCGGCGCGGAGAGCGACGACTCCTTCGACTACCTCCACGACTCCAAGGGCATGAAGAAGCAGTTCGCGGACACGCTCGCCCAGGTCCGCGCCTTCAAGGACCACCCCGCCGTGCTCGCCTGGGGCATTGGCAACGAGGTGCTCCTCAACTCGCCCGATGACGCCTCCAAGGAGGCCTATGCCCGCTTCCTCGAGCAGGTCGTCCGCGAGGTGAAGAAGCTCGACCCGGGCCATCCCGTCATCTCCGTGGACGCGTGGACACTCGGCGTGCCGTGGTGGATGAAGTACACGCCGTCCCTCGACGCGTACGGCCTCAACGTCTACGGCGGCGGTATCCACGTCCTTCCTGGCGAGCTCCAGAAGGCCGGTGTCACCAAGCCCTGGCTCATCACCGAGTTCGGCGCCCAGGGCGAGTGGGACGCTCCCAAGGATGCGAATGGCATTCCCCGCGAGCCGGATGACACGCAGAAGTACGACGCCATCGTCGACGGCTGGAACAAGGCCCTCGCGCCGTACGTCCAGGAGGGCCGCTGCCTGGGCCTGTTCGTCTTCAACTACAGCGCGTCGTTCGACCACACCGGGCTGTGGCTCGGCATGATGTCGGGCACGTCCACCCGGCCCGCGTGGCACGCGGTGCGCGAGGCCTATACCGGCCAGAAGCCCGCCACGGCGCTGCCCGCCATCACCCGCATCACCGTGGGCGAGGTGAAGCGCGAGAAGTCCGGCACCTTCGCCCAGGTCCAGGTCGAGGCGAAGGACGCCGAGGGCACACCGCTCGACGTCTCCTTCGCCTACAACTTCCGGGGCGCCGCCACGCGCCACGAGCGAGACGAGGTGGTGCGGCTCCAGGCCACCCCCAGCCCCACGCCCGGCGCCTGGCTCGTGCGCCTGCCCGCCGTGAAGGGCCCCATCAAGCTCTACACGCTCGGCAAGGACCGCGCCGGCAACCTCGCCGTCGCCACCACCTCCGTCGCCCTGCCCTCCGTGCCCTGA
- the gyrA gene encoding DNA gyrase subunit A, whose translation MADDTTDKPATPPAPPPPGSAGELIPVNIEDEMRRSYLDYSMSVIIGRALPDVRDGLKPVHRRVLFAMNDLGNTHNRAYKKSARVVGDVIGKYHPHGDASVYDAMVRLAQEWSLRYLLVDGQGNFGSVDGDSPAAMRYTEVRMERLAEDLLADIEKETVDFGPNYDDSLEEPLVLPAKFPNLLVNGSSGIAVGMTTNIPPHNLTEVVSGTLHLIDNPDCTVRDLMEFITGPDFPTAAIITGREGIVRAYETGRGQITIRARSEIETSKRADREAIIFTEIPYQVNKARLIEKIAELVREKKLEGISDIRDESDRQGMRIVIELKRDAIAQVVLNNLYQMTPLETTFGAVMLAIDGGQPRTLNLKELLDRFVAHRRDVVTRRSRYELRKALARMHIVEGLLVAQDLIDLVVSLIRASKDPDEARWGLMHILSPALYEHERFGKLDRIDYAAAKAQMELLVSRARNEEPSYQGLAHKYEGAGFSQEQAQNILEMRLQRLTGLQREELFRELIDLIRDIARLQDILANERSLLSVIKAELLEIRERYGDKRRTEITGAVDEITSEDLIAEETMVVTLSHTGYVKRSPLSEYRAQKRGGRGKTGAATKEDDFVSKLFVASTHAFLMPITTKGKLYSLKVHQIPQASRTSRGKAMVNLVQFGEGERLAQVLVTRDFPENRYVFFVTKKGVVKRTDLSAFANVRSSGIIALGIDDGDELVSVMITDGSKDILLSTATGMSIRFPETEVRSMGRQAYGVKGITLEDGDEVVGADVVEPETTILTVTENGYGKRTQETEYRQQGRGGKGIIDIKTTERNGKVVGLLQVKDSDEVMLVTNGGMLIRMRVKEISVIGRNTQGVRLIALENEQEKVMAISKLPEGEASEDEETVSPVEAAPPVEASASAEGEAAEAPASSEEPGTPEDTGAAGPESPEEEG comes from the coding sequence ATGGCTGACGACACTACCGACAAGCCGGCAACGCCCCCCGCGCCTCCGCCTCCTGGCAGCGCCGGGGAGCTCATCCCCGTGAACATCGAAGACGAGATGCGCCGCTCGTATCTCGACTACTCGATGTCCGTCATCATCGGGCGCGCGCTGCCCGACGTCCGCGACGGCCTCAAGCCCGTGCATCGCCGCGTGCTGTTCGCGATGAACGACCTCGGGAACACCCACAACCGCGCGTACAAGAAGAGCGCCCGCGTCGTCGGCGACGTCATCGGCAAGTACCACCCGCACGGCGACGCGTCCGTGTACGACGCCATGGTGCGCCTGGCCCAGGAATGGAGCCTGCGCTACCTGCTCGTGGACGGGCAGGGCAACTTCGGCTCGGTGGACGGCGACTCGCCCGCGGCCATGCGCTACACGGAAGTGCGCATGGAGCGGCTGGCGGAGGACCTGCTGGCGGACATCGAGAAGGAGACCGTCGACTTCGGTCCCAACTACGACGACTCGCTCGAAGAGCCGCTCGTCCTCCCCGCCAAGTTCCCCAACCTCCTGGTCAACGGCAGCAGCGGCATCGCGGTGGGCATGACCACCAACATCCCGCCGCACAACCTGACCGAGGTCGTCAGCGGCACGCTGCACCTCATCGACAACCCGGACTGCACCGTCCGGGACTTGATGGAGTTCATCACCGGCCCGGACTTCCCCACCGCCGCCATCATCACCGGCCGCGAGGGCATCGTCCGCGCCTACGAGACGGGCCGCGGCCAGATTACCATCCGCGCGCGCTCGGAGATCGAGACGTCGAAGCGGGCGGACCGTGAGGCCATCATCTTCACGGAGATTCCGTACCAGGTGAACAAGGCGCGGCTCATCGAGAAGATCGCCGAGCTGGTGCGCGAGAAGAAGCTGGAGGGCATCAGCGACATCCGTGACGAGAGCGACCGTCAGGGCATGCGCATCGTCATCGAGCTGAAGCGTGACGCGATTGCGCAGGTGGTGCTCAACAACCTGTACCAGATGACGCCGCTGGAGACGACGTTCGGCGCCGTGATGCTCGCCATCGACGGGGGCCAGCCGCGCACGCTGAACCTGAAGGAGCTGCTGGACCGCTTCGTCGCCCACCGCCGCGACGTGGTGACGCGCCGCAGCCGCTACGAGCTGCGCAAGGCGCTCGCTCGCATGCACATCGTCGAGGGCCTGCTCGTCGCGCAGGACCTCATCGACCTGGTGGTCAGCCTCATCCGCGCGTCGAAGGACCCGGACGAGGCGCGCTGGGGCCTGATGCACATCCTGTCGCCCGCGCTGTACGAGCACGAGCGCTTCGGCAAGCTGGACCGCATCGACTATGCGGCGGCCAAGGCGCAGATGGAGCTGCTCGTCTCGCGCGCCCGCAACGAGGAGCCGTCCTACCAGGGCCTGGCGCACAAGTACGAGGGCGCGGGCTTCAGCCAGGAGCAGGCGCAGAACATCCTCGAGATGCGCCTGCAGCGCCTCACCGGCCTGCAGCGCGAGGAGCTGTTCCGCGAGCTCATCGACCTCATCCGCGACATCGCCCGGCTGCAGGACATCCTCGCCAACGAGCGCAGCCTGCTCAGCGTCATCAAGGCGGAGCTGCTCGAGATTCGCGAGCGCTACGGCGACAAGCGCCGCACCGAAATCACCGGCGCGGTGGATGAGATTACGAGCGAGGACCTCATCGCCGAGGAGACGATGGTGGTGACGCTCTCGCACACCGGCTACGTGAAGCGCTCGCCGCTTTCGGAGTACCGGGCGCAGAAGCGCGGTGGGCGTGGGAAGACGGGGGCGGCGACGAAGGAGGACGACTTCGTCAGCAAGCTCTTCGTGGCCAGCACCCACGCGTTCCTGATGCCGATTACGACCAAGGGCAAGCTGTACTCGCTCAAGGTGCACCAGATTCCGCAGGCCAGCCGCACGTCGCGCGGCAAGGCCATGGTGAACCTGGTGCAGTTCGGCGAGGGCGAGCGGCTGGCGCAGGTGCTGGTGACGCGCGACTTCCCGGAGAACCGGTACGTCTTCTTCGTGACGAAGAAGGGCGTGGTGAAGCGCACGGACCTGAGCGCGTTCGCCAACGTGCGCTCCAGCGGCATCATCGCGCTGGGCATCGACGACGGGGACGAGCTGGTGTCGGTGATGATTACCGACGGCAGCAAGGACATCCTGCTGTCGACGGCCACGGGCATGAGCATCCGCTTCCCGGAGACGGAGGTCCGCTCCATGGGGCGTCAGGCCTACGGCGTGAAGGGAATCACGCTGGAGGACGGCGACGAGGTGGTGGGCGCGGACGTGGTGGAGCCGGAGACGACCATCCTCACGGTGACGGAGAATGGCTACGGCAAGCGCACCCAGGAGACCGAATACCGGCAGCAGGGCCGCGGCGGCAAGGGCATCATCGACATCAAGACCACCGAGCGGAACGGCAAGGTGGTGGGCCTGCTCCAGGTGAAGGACTCGGACGAGGTGATGCTCGTCACCAACGGCGGCATGCTCATCCGCATGCGGGTGAAGGAAATCTCCGTCATCGGCCGCAACACGCAGGGCGTGCGGCTGATTGCGCTGGAGAACGAGCAGGAGAAGGTGATGGCCATCTCCAAGCTCCCCGAGGGCGAGGCCTCCGAGGACGAGGAGACGGTGTCCCCGGTGGAAGCGGCGCCCCCGGTCGAGGCCAGTGCCTCGGCGGAGGGTGAGGCGGCCGAGGCTCCTGCTTCGTCGGAGGAGCCCGGGACGCCGGAAGACACTGGCGCCGCTGGCCCCGAGTCGCCCGAAGAAGAGGGCTGA
- a CDS encoding tetratricopeptide repeat protein — protein MAKSSSRKSPAKAKKSAARAAPAKAKKPAAPAKTPTARQAPAPAPKSEPRPPVLEAEPVLDTEPVSEPMAGSRKALPAGEPAGGRVLPFEIDPKRMEEGLRKLQGEMVHWANKGRYTRVRFKFRGKQLLPDLPLAAVVAAEGLTFYWGGILRMLIANVVGGSVFQVELVNDAEKRVQAGKEALLSGDVDQALTLFREAVSMDRDLASAHLNVGVALKLKGDREGALAAFEKAREKDPEGAIGIEAERLAAPLRPQGSARSA, from the coding sequence ATGGCCAAGAGCTCCTCCCGCAAGTCCCCGGCGAAGGCGAAGAAGTCCGCGGCCCGCGCCGCCCCCGCGAAGGCGAAGAAGCCCGCCGCTCCGGCGAAGACGCCCACTGCGCGCCAGGCCCCGGCACCCGCGCCGAAGTCCGAGCCGCGCCCGCCCGTGCTGGAGGCGGAGCCCGTCCTCGACACCGAGCCCGTTTCCGAGCCCATGGCCGGGTCCCGCAAGGCCCTGCCGGCGGGAGAGCCCGCGGGGGGCCGCGTCCTGCCCTTCGAAATCGACCCGAAGCGCATGGAGGAGGGGCTGCGCAAGCTCCAGGGGGAGATGGTCCACTGGGCCAACAAGGGCCGCTACACCCGGGTGCGCTTCAAGTTCCGCGGCAAGCAATTGCTGCCGGATTTGCCGCTGGCCGCCGTGGTGGCCGCGGAGGGGCTCACCTTCTACTGGGGCGGCATCCTCCGCATGCTCATCGCCAACGTGGTGGGCGGCAGCGTCTTCCAGGTGGAGCTGGTCAACGACGCGGAGAAGCGCGTGCAGGCCGGCAAGGAGGCGCTCTTGTCGGGTGACGTGGACCAGGCACTCACGCTCTTCCGCGAGGCCGTGTCCATGGACCGCGACCTCGCCTCCGCGCACCTCAATGTGGGCGTGGCGCTGAAGCTCAAGGGCGACCGCGAGGGCGCACTGGCGGCCTTCGAGAAGGCAAGGGAAAAGGACCCGGAAGGCGCCATCGGCATCGAGGCCGAACGGCTGGCCGCCCCCCTGCGGCCCCAGGGCTCCGCACGCTCCGCCTGA
- a CDS encoding M24 family metallopeptidase has translation MTRARPVVLSALLSSACLWAPLASAAGGADIASPEAWPRIRKERIQKLLPQAMARANVDAWVLLCRENDNDPLADHVGGENAGGTAAFLFFRQGDGVRSLALSPAGEATALRDVGPLDEVVPLERGTDLYAQVAARLAAAKPARIAVNSSDNVTVADGLSASQRAALEKALSPALRKKLVSSEDLVSEWLSVKLPEEVDILRKAAALTSQLEVEAYRAVVPGRTRDVDVARFLKRRMAESGVEDAWAPDQNPNVQSGPTRGHSHATERVIQPGDFIQTDFGIRVGGRWVTDIQRFAYVLAPGETKPPKEALERWEKGKKGSRIALAALKPGARGWDVDKAQRDWMREAGSEPVMWGTGHPVGYWAHDVGPALSGAQKDQPAKGQAARVVRPGQVFAFDGFFAWKDGGPDLMRIVSVEEMAVVTDTGAEYLIPPQEDLVLIPSPAPSGGPSGPGPTR, from the coding sequence ATGACGCGCGCCCGGCCCGTGGTGCTCTCCGCCCTGCTCTCCTCCGCCTGCCTCTGGGCACCGCTCGCGAGCGCCGCCGGTGGCGCCGACATCGCCAGCCCGGAGGCCTGGCCCCGCATCCGCAAGGAACGCATCCAGAAGCTGCTGCCCCAGGCCATGGCCCGCGCCAACGTGGACGCCTGGGTGCTCCTCTGCCGGGAGAACGACAACGACCCGCTGGCCGACCACGTGGGCGGTGAGAATGCGGGTGGCACCGCCGCCTTCCTGTTCTTCCGTCAGGGCGACGGAGTGCGCTCGCTCGCCCTGTCCCCCGCGGGCGAGGCCACGGCGCTCAGGGACGTGGGCCCCCTGGACGAAGTCGTCCCGCTGGAGCGAGGGACGGACCTCTACGCGCAGGTGGCGGCGCGGCTGGCGGCGGCGAAGCCCGCGCGCATCGCGGTGAATTCGTCGGACAACGTCACGGTGGCGGACGGGCTGTCCGCGTCGCAGCGCGCGGCACTGGAGAAGGCACTGTCGCCCGCGCTGCGAAAGAAGCTGGTGTCCTCCGAGGACCTCGTCTCCGAGTGGCTCTCCGTGAAGCTCCCCGAGGAGGTGGACATCCTCCGCAAGGCCGCCGCGCTGACGTCACAACTGGAGGTGGAGGCCTACCGCGCGGTGGTGCCGGGCAGGACGCGTGACGTGGATGTGGCTCGCTTCCTCAAGCGGCGCATGGCGGAATCGGGCGTGGAGGACGCGTGGGCGCCGGACCAGAACCCCAACGTGCAGAGCGGGCCCACGCGGGGCCACTCGCACGCCACCGAGCGAGTGATTCAGCCCGGGGACTTCATCCAGACGGACTTCGGCATCCGTGTGGGCGGCCGGTGGGTGACGGACATCCAGCGCTTCGCGTACGTACTGGCCCCGGGCGAGACGAAGCCCCCGAAGGAGGCGCTGGAGAGGTGGGAGAAGGGCAAGAAGGGCAGCCGCATCGCCCTGGCGGCGCTGAAGCCCGGTGCGCGCGGCTGGGACGTGGACAAGGCCCAGCGCGACTGGATGCGCGAGGCCGGCTCCGAGCCCGTCATGTGGGGCACCGGCCACCCCGTGGGCTACTGGGCGCACGACGTGGGCCCGGCGCTCTCGGGGGCCCAGAAGGACCAGCCCGCGAAGGGACAGGCGGCTCGCGTGGTCCGCCCCGGGCAGGTGTTCGCCTTCGACGGGTTCTTCGCGTGGAAGGACGGCGGGCCGGACCTGATGCGCATCGTCTCCGTGGAGGAGATGGCCGTCGTCACGGACACGGGCGCGGAGTACCTCATCCCACCGCAGGAGGACCTGGTGCTCATCCCCTCCCCGGCCCCGAGCGGGGGGCCGTCCGGACCCGGCCCTACGCGGTGA
- a CDS encoding response regulator codes for MLTVLVIDDDLFVLTMVRDILQSAGYRVVTMQTPEEAFKTSVTDVSAILCDYNMPGMTGADVLTAMRELQNCHVPFVFLTGHEELDDILPVAIRYGAELLPKPIQPVELIRLLVKQLGTAAA; via the coding sequence ATGCTGACTGTGCTCGTAATCGACGATGACCTCTTCGTGCTCACGATGGTGAGGGACATCCTCCAGAGCGCGGGCTATCGGGTCGTCACCATGCAGACGCCGGAAGAGGCGTTCAAGACGAGTGTGACGGACGTCTCCGCCATCCTCTGCGACTACAACATGCCGGGGATGACGGGCGCCGACGTGCTGACGGCCATGCGCGAGCTGCAGAACTGCCACGTGCCGTTCGTCTTCCTCACCGGGCACGAGGAGCTGGACGACATCCTCCCCGTCGCCATCCGCTACGGCGCGGAGCTGCTGCCCAAGCCGATTCAACCCGTCGAGCTGATACGGCTGCTCGTCAAGCAGCTCGGCACAGCGGCGGCCTGA
- a CDS encoding acyl-CoA thioesterase yields MTAAFLAATSPEPLAPGRYRIHFTAPWYQGRGAFGGVVAGAALRALEHHVGAAGRPVRSFTAHFCAPAVEGEAEIQTRIERAGKLVTHATARVENASGVVCVASATFGAARGGTMEYFEVPRPEVPPPHDVPVVPDDVPMPTFCKFFEYRFCLGGAPYSGGPVAETGGWIRPREHLLLDAPLCVGLMDAYPPSALTRVDGFQAAATVDLRVDFFHALPRPGLREDAHFLRTGRSRHAAGGYAEDSQQLWTEDGQLLAQCHQLFALLG; encoded by the coding sequence ATGACCGCTGCTTTCCTCGCCGCCACCTCGCCCGAGCCGCTCGCCCCTGGCCGCTATCGCATCCACTTCACCGCGCCCTGGTACCAGGGACGTGGTGCCTTCGGAGGCGTGGTGGCGGGCGCGGCGCTGCGTGCGCTGGAGCACCACGTGGGCGCGGCGGGGAGGCCGGTGCGCTCGTTCACCGCGCACTTCTGCGCGCCCGCCGTGGAAGGCGAGGCGGAAATCCAGACGCGCATCGAGCGCGCGGGGAAGCTCGTCACGCATGCCACGGCGCGGGTGGAGAACGCGTCGGGCGTGGTGTGCGTGGCCAGCGCCACCTTCGGCGCGGCACGCGGCGGGACGATGGAGTACTTCGAGGTGCCGCGCCCGGAGGTGCCTCCGCCGCACGACGTGCCAGTGGTGCCGGACGACGTGCCCATGCCGACGTTCTGCAAGTTCTTCGAGTACCGCTTCTGCCTTGGCGGAGCCCCGTACTCCGGCGGGCCCGTGGCGGAGACGGGCGGCTGGATTCGCCCCCGCGAGCACCTGCTGCTGGACGCGCCGCTGTGCGTGGGGCTGATGGATGCGTACCCGCCGTCGGCGCTCACGCGTGTGGACGGCTTCCAGGCGGCGGCGACGGTGGACCTTCGGGTGGACTTCTTCCACGCGCTGCCGCGTCCGGGCCTGCGCGAGGATGCGCACTTCCTTCGCACCGGCCGCTCGCGCCATGCCGCCGGTGGCTACGCGGAAGACTCCCAGCAGCTCTGGACCGAGGACGGCCAACTGCTGGCGCAGTGCCACCAGCTCTTCGCGCTGCTGGGCTGA
- a CDS encoding TolB family protein: MSAVASLTLLATLSAAPAAPQAPRVFASDVVSTAHEEFGAAFSPDGNTVYFNRADPTRYTFQLIMVSHFRGGRWTKPEVAPFSGRWRDIDPALSPDGRRLFFASNRPVNEGEPVRKDFDVWMVEREGPGWSAPRHVPEVSTDDTETNTSVTADGTLYVTRMPATPGGKRAIHRYPWKDGHYGPGEKLPAPINTEQGAGNHFIAPDERYLLFSSEGRPGSLGTYDLWVSFREGTNWRTPRNLGAAVNRGDVLTPVVVPARGVLVYASRLPFQVEPRATPYTTEEFDARLRAPGNGQGDLYEVALSAVGLAADTAASR; the protein is encoded by the coding sequence ATGTCCGCCGTCGCATCACTCACGCTGCTCGCCACGCTGTCCGCCGCGCCGGCCGCTCCCCAGGCGCCGCGCGTCTTCGCCTCCGACGTCGTGTCCACCGCGCACGAGGAGTTCGGCGCCGCCTTCTCGCCGGACGGCAACACCGTCTACTTCAACCGCGCGGACCCCACGCGCTACACCTTCCAGCTCATCATGGTGAGCCACTTCCGGGGCGGGCGCTGGACGAAGCCGGAGGTTGCCCCCTTCTCCGGACGCTGGAGGGACATCGACCCGGCGCTGTCCCCCGACGGCCGGCGGCTCTTCTTCGCGTCCAACCGGCCCGTGAACGAAGGCGAGCCGGTGCGGAAGGACTTCGACGTCTGGATGGTGGAGCGCGAAGGCCCGGGCTGGAGTGCACCGCGCCACGTGCCCGAGGTCAGCACGGACGACACGGAGACGAACACCTCCGTCACCGCGGACGGCACGCTCTACGTCACGCGCATGCCGGCAACGCCCGGGGGCAAGCGCGCCATCCATCGCTACCCGTGGAAGGACGGCCATTACGGTCCGGGCGAGAAGCTGCCCGCGCCCATCAACACGGAGCAGGGCGCGGGCAACCACTTCATCGCCCCCGACGAGCGCTACCTCCTGTTCAGCTCGGAGGGCCGGCCGGGCAGCCTGGGCACGTACGACCTCTGGGTGTCCTTCCGCGAGGGCACGAATTGGCGCACGCCGCGCAACCTGGGCGCGGCCGTCAACCGGGGCGACGTGCTGACACCGGTGGTGGTGCCGGCACGCGGAGTGCTCGTGTACGCGTCACGCCTTCCCTTCCAGGTGGAGCCGCGCGCCACGCCGTACACCACCGAGGAGTTCGACGCCCGCCTGCGCGCTCCGGGCAACGGCCAGGGAGACCTGTACGAAGTCGCCCTCTCCGCGGTGGGACTCGCCGCGGACACCGCCGCTTCGCGCTGA
- a CDS encoding RNA polymerase sigma factor produces the protein MDSAARQALQQWMARLAGGDRSAFAPAFGVLHPLVARFCARLLPDGADAEDATQAALLKVFTRASDFDASREALPWVLALAAYECRTYRKARQRRREEAPPDEDFADAAEGPEARLAGAQLAAVLRDVLEDLKPEDVATLAAAMGEAERPAVPPATFRKRVERAMTRLRAAWRTRHGVE, from the coding sequence GTGGACTCCGCGGCGCGACAGGCGTTGCAGCAGTGGATGGCGAGGCTCGCCGGGGGCGACCGGAGTGCGTTCGCTCCAGCCTTCGGGGTGCTGCACCCGCTCGTGGCGCGCTTCTGTGCGCGGCTGTTGCCGGACGGGGCGGACGCGGAGGACGCGACGCAGGCGGCGCTGCTGAAGGTGTTCACCCGTGCGTCGGACTTCGATGCCTCGAGAGAGGCCCTGCCCTGGGTGCTGGCCCTGGCGGCGTACGAGTGCCGTACGTACCGCAAGGCGCGGCAGCGGCGGCGCGAGGAGGCGCCCCCGGACGAGGACTTCGCCGACGCGGCGGAGGGGCCGGAGGCGCGGCTCGCGGGGGCGCAGCTCGCCGCGGTGCTGCGGGACGTGCTGGAGGACTTGAAGCCCGAGGACGTGGCCACGCTCGCCGCGGCCATGGGGGAGGCGGAACGCCCGGCGGTGCCGCCGGCCACCTTCCGCAAGCGGGTGGAGCGGGCCATGACGCGGCTGAGGGCCGCCTGGAGGACGAGACATGGAGTCGAGTGA
- the ung gene encoding uracil-DNA glycosylase: MLADRLPEDWKHELRAALASPSFLELERFVEKERKSATVFPSEEDLFSAFRLTPYRDVKVLLLGQDPYHGPGQAHGLAFSVQPGVPAPPSLVNMFKELESDLKVPRPKSGSLIPWAKQGVLLLNAVLTVRQAEPNSHAGHGWEDFTDAVIRAVSAKQDPVVFLLWGRYAQKKKKLIDAKRHVVIEGTHPSPLSASNGFFGSRPFSTVNEALEEKGRPPVDWKLSA, translated from the coding sequence ATGCTGGCGGACAGGTTGCCCGAGGACTGGAAGCACGAGCTGCGCGCGGCGCTCGCGTCGCCGTCGTTCCTGGAGCTGGAGCGCTTCGTCGAGAAGGAGCGGAAGTCAGCCACCGTCTTCCCGTCGGAGGAGGACCTCTTCTCCGCGTTCCGGCTGACGCCGTACCGGGACGTGAAGGTGTTGCTGCTGGGGCAGGACCCGTACCACGGGCCGGGACAGGCGCATGGGCTGGCCTTCTCGGTGCAGCCCGGGGTGCCGGCGCCGCCCTCGCTGGTGAACATGTTCAAGGAGCTGGAGAGCGACTTGAAGGTGCCGCGCCCGAAAAGCGGCTCGCTGATTCCCTGGGCGAAGCAGGGAGTGCTGCTGCTCAACGCGGTGCTGACGGTGCGGCAGGCCGAGCCCAACAGCCACGCGGGCCACGGCTGGGAGGACTTCACGGACGCGGTCATCCGCGCGGTGAGCGCGAAGCAGGACCCGGTGGTGTTCCTGCTGTGGGGCCGCTACGCGCAGAAGAAGAAGAAGCTCATCGACGCGAAGCGGCATGTGGTCATTGAGGGCACGCACCCCTCGCCGCTGTCCGCGAGCAACGGCTTCTTCGGCAGCCGCCCCTTCTCGACGGTGAACGAGGCGCTGGAGGAGAAGGGACGCCCGCCCGTGGACTGGAAGCTCTCCGCCTGA